In Nitrososphaerota archaeon, a single genomic region encodes these proteins:
- the lysX gene encoding lysine biosynthesis protein LysX produces MSHPITILYDTVRPEEKALTEAAQKLDIKIEMVDCKNLVLDVDKKSQYNTVLQRCVSYYRNLHATAALEGMGANVINNLYCGVYAGNKLFTHTLLRNAGIETPYVSVAFSKDSALDALDRVGYPKVIKPTVGSWGRMVQRLNNREAAEGIIEEREKMYPIYQIHYLEEFVQRPPRDIRAIVIGDEVVGAIYRNSTTENWKTNTHLGGTAEVCEITPELEEVCIKAKECVKGQIVGIDLMESKERGIVIHEINNTTEYRNVARVTGVNIAAKILEYAVKSGN; encoded by the coding sequence GTGAGCCACCCGATAACGATTCTCTACGATACTGTTCGACCAGAAGAAAAAGCCCTCACCGAGGCTGCCCAAAAACTAGATATTAAAATCGAAATGGTAGACTGTAAGAATCTCGTGCTAGATGTCGATAAAAAATCCCAATACAACACAGTACTTCAAAGATGCGTCAGCTATTACAGAAATCTGCACGCAACAGCGGCACTAGAAGGAATGGGCGCTAATGTCATTAACAATTTGTACTGCGGAGTTTATGCAGGCAATAAATTATTCACACATACTTTGCTAAGAAACGCTGGAATTGAAACGCCATATGTGAGTGTGGCATTTTCCAAGGATTCTGCATTAGACGCACTGGACAGAGTTGGTTATCCAAAGGTTATCAAGCCAACCGTAGGAAGCTGGGGCAGAATGGTCCAGAGGCTCAACAACCGAGAGGCGGCCGAAGGAATCATAGAAGAGCGGGAAAAAATGTACCCAATTTACCAGATTCATTATCTAGAAGAATTTGTTCAAAGGCCACCACGAGACATTAGAGCCATAGTGATTGGAGACGAGGTGGTAGGCGCCATATATCGCAATTCCACGACAGAAAACTGGAAGACAAACACCCACCTTGGAGGCACTGCAGAAGTATGCGAGATAACCCCAGAACTAGAAGAAGTCTGTATCAAGGCAAAGGAATGCGTCAAGGGTCAAATAGTGGGAATTGACCTAATGGAGAGCAAAGAGCGTGGCATAGTTATTCATGAGATAAACAATACTACTGAATACAGAAATGTTGCCCGGGTCACCGGCGTCAACATTGCCGCAAAGATTTTAGAATACGCAGTAAAATCAGGAAATTAA
- a CDS encoding FAD synthase has translation MDVIDRGILSSLYVCSLTGQNPIEHTIRRTNLSESYIQERITVLKKNLMISENNALTEFGRSALHVVLAGGVFDIIHPGHIYTLNAAKALGDVLVVVIATGNTAVKMKKRRPLHAEEQRQELIGSLSMVGLCLIGSEGDIFKTVSRVKPDIIALGYDQVHQEKFITDGCKSLGLNIRVARLQSPIPEYSSSKIEKEYGEALHGI, from the coding sequence TTGGACGTAATAGACAGAGGAATCTTATCATCGCTTTATGTCTGCTCACTAACAGGACAAAACCCAATAGAGCATACAATTAGGCGTACAAATCTTTCAGAATCCTATATCCAAGAAAGAATTACAGTATTGAAAAAAAATCTAATGATATCAGAAAACAACGCCCTAACAGAGTTTGGTAGAAGCGCCCTGCATGTTGTTTTAGCTGGTGGAGTCTTTGATATTATTCATCCAGGCCACATTTACACGCTAAATGCGGCAAAGGCACTTGGTGATGTGCTAGTAGTAGTAATTGCTACAGGAAATACCGCAGTAAAAATGAAAAAAAGAAGACCGCTCCACGCTGAAGAACAGAGACAGGAGCTCATTGGTTCGCTCTCAATGGTGGGACTCTGTCTAATAGGTAGTGAAGGCGACATTTTCAAGACAGTGTCCCGAGTAAAGCCGGACATTATCGCGCTTGGATACGACCAGGTACACCAAGAAAAATTCATTACAGATGGCTGCAAGAGTCTTGGCCTAAATATTCGGGTGGCAAGGCTCCAGTCCCCAATTCCGGAATACTCCAGCTCCAAGATAGAAAAAGAGTACGGTGAGGCGCTGCACGGAATCTAG
- a CDS encoding GMP synthase translates to MSDILVIKNTGLEGPGKIGELLESDGYNLQIVSAKRQKIPELDHAMVLVLGAPESANDDLQYLRDELSLIQKAVQNNIPILGVCLGSQLIAKSFGAEVYPGPKKEIGFYHDVIQDKAAKSSLFSGLSDPFSVFHWHGDTFDIPSGAKRLAYSELYNQAFQYGTAVGVQFHFEVDSDTIKSWLDNTQENLNVPYLDPKKIRSEIDDNIGIIQKNMKIFYKNFKSEFKL, encoded by the coding sequence ATGTCTGATATACTGGTCATAAAAAATACTGGCCTGGAAGGCCCAGGTAAAATAGGGGAACTGCTAGAGTCTGATGGATATAATCTACAGATAGTTTCTGCAAAAAGGCAAAAGATTCCAGAACTGGATCATGCGATGGTCTTGGTCTTGGGTGCACCAGAGAGTGCAAACGATGATCTACAGTATCTCAGGGACGAGCTATCGTTAATACAAAAAGCAGTGCAAAATAACATCCCTATACTTGGGGTCTGCCTTGGCTCGCAGCTCATCGCAAAATCATTTGGAGCTGAAGTATATCCGGGACCAAAAAAAGAGATTGGATTTTACCATGATGTAATACAAGACAAGGCCGCAAAATCGAGCCTGTTTTCAGGCCTGTCCGACCCGTTTTCGGTATTTCATTGGCATGGTGACACATTTGATATTCCATCTGGGGCGAAAAGACTCGCTTATTCGGAATTGTATAACCAAGCATTCCAGTATGGGACGGCGGTTGGAGTGCAATTTCATTTTGAGGTAGACTCGGATACGATAAAATCTTGGCTTGATAACACACAAGAAAATCTGAATGTACCGTATCTGGATCCAAAAAAGATCCGATCGGAAATTGACGACAATATCGGCATAATCCAAAAAAACATGAAAATATTTTACAAAAACTTCAAGTCAGAATTCAAACTTTGA
- a CDS encoding acyl-CoA synthetase produces MKSTQKIFDETMKTDHKVITEDVSKSILKAYGVKVPPYALAKTATEAVKASKKIGFPLVMKIVSPQILHKTDAGGVKVGVANAKEVKKTFDSIIKNVKKYDKKAEIKGVLLEKMVPKGVEMIVGLQVDPQFGPVIMAGLGGVMTEVFKDVAWRMLPITMSDAKSMIEELKSSKLFKGFRGSAPIDLNMLAKALVQIGKIGVDNASHVNSIDFNPIVVYPKSYFVVDAKIILAKEVNPSAISKATPNAQFMEKFFTPASVALVGASATPGKVGNSVLDSLAKHDYNGLVYPINPKSEEILGVKCYPSIEAIPGNVDLVVVCVDLSVTPPVLEQCAKKGIHNVVIVSGGGKELGGERAAYEAQVKELSEKHKIRIIGPNCIGMFNAANRLDCAFQGQERMVRAKLGNVALLSQSGTMGISFLESADSFGLSKMVSYGNRSDVDEADMIWYLASDPQTKVIALYVEGFGDGRKFIETAKRVMAEKKKPVVIWKSGRTEAGAKQAASHTGSLGGSNAIIMGAFKQAGIISVDSYQELVAVTKALAWQPAAKGNRVAMCSNGAGPMIGGIDQFERLGIQLATISPKILEEMKAHFPPTYVIGKGNPADVTGGANAEDYRYTIEKFYEEPNVDIVMPWFVFQDDPLEETIIQHLANFSKQQKKPLLVGGNGGPYTKKISALIEKEGVPVYDDLRDWTAAASALAQWGKHL; encoded by the coding sequence ATGAAATCAACTCAGAAAATTTTCGATGAAACAATGAAGACAGACCACAAGGTTATCACCGAGGATGTCTCTAAATCAATTCTAAAAGCATACGGCGTTAAAGTCCCGCCATATGCACTAGCAAAGACTGCAACAGAAGCAGTCAAGGCATCCAAAAAAATCGGATTCCCACTAGTAATGAAAATTGTTTCCCCACAAATTCTTCACAAGACTGATGCAGGTGGAGTCAAAGTTGGAGTTGCAAATGCAAAAGAAGTCAAAAAAACATTTGATTCTATTATTAAGAATGTGAAAAAATACGACAAGAAAGCCGAGATCAAAGGAGTCCTCTTGGAGAAAATGGTTCCAAAAGGAGTCGAAATGATCGTCGGACTACAGGTCGATCCTCAATTCGGCCCTGTGATAATGGCAGGCCTTGGTGGTGTGATGACTGAGGTCTTCAAAGATGTAGCATGGAGAATGCTACCAATCACCATGTCAGATGCAAAGTCCATGATTGAGGAACTAAAGTCTTCAAAATTATTCAAGGGTTTCAGAGGAAGCGCACCAATTGATCTGAACATGCTTGCAAAGGCACTAGTCCAGATAGGCAAAATCGGCGTAGATAACGCATCACATGTCAACAGCATTGATTTCAACCCAATAGTGGTATATCCAAAATCCTACTTTGTCGTAGATGCAAAAATAATCCTTGCAAAAGAGGTAAACCCTAGTGCAATATCAAAAGCAACACCAAACGCACAATTCATGGAGAAGTTCTTTACTCCTGCATCAGTTGCACTAGTAGGTGCATCTGCGACACCGGGAAAGGTCGGAAACTCTGTCTTGGACTCTCTTGCAAAACACGACTACAATGGATTAGTATATCCAATCAACCCAAAGTCAGAAGAAATTCTTGGGGTAAAATGCTATCCCTCAATTGAGGCGATCCCAGGAAACGTAGACCTTGTAGTGGTTTGTGTTGATTTGTCAGTCACACCACCAGTATTGGAGCAATGCGCAAAGAAAGGAATACACAACGTGGTTATCGTATCTGGTGGAGGAAAGGAGCTTGGAGGAGAACGTGCAGCATACGAAGCTCAAGTTAAAGAATTATCAGAAAAGCACAAAATCCGAATTATCGGTCCAAACTGCATCGGAATGTTCAATGCAGCAAATAGACTTGACTGCGCATTTCAAGGCCAAGAAAGAATGGTCAGAGCGAAACTTGGAAATGTCGCATTGCTATCACAATCTGGTACAATGGGGATTAGTTTCCTAGAGTCTGCTGACTCGTTTGGTCTATCCAAAATGGTCAGCTATGGAAATCGCTCCGATGTAGATGAAGCAGACATGATCTGGTATCTGGCATCAGACCCACAAACCAAAGTAATTGCACTATATGTAGAAGGTTTTGGAGATGGACGCAAGTTCATCGAGACTGCCAAACGAGTAATGGCTGAAAAGAAAAAACCAGTCGTAATTTGGAAGAGCGGAAGAACCGAGGCAGGCGCAAAACAAGCAGCCTCTCACACCGGATCACTTGGAGGCTCTAACGCTATTATCATGGGAGCATTCAAGCAAGCAGGAATCATCTCAGTTGATAGCTACCAGGAACTAGTGGCAGTAACAAAGGCACTAGCATGGCAACCAGCTGCCAAAGGAAACCGGGTCGCAATGTGTAGCAACGGTGCAGGTCCTATGATTGGAGGAATCGACCAGTTTGAAAGACTGGGGATACAGCTTGCAACAATCTCTCCAAAAATACTAGAAGAGATGAAGGCACATTTCCCACCGACATATGTCATCGGCAAGGGCAACCCCGCAGATGTCACAGGAGGCGCAAACGCAGAAGATTATAGATACACCATAGAAAAATTCTATGAAGAACCAAACGTCGATATCGTGATGCCTTGGTTTGTATTCCAAGACGACCCACTGGAGGAGACCATAATACAACACTTGGCTAATTTCTCAAAGCAACAGAAAAAACCACTGCTTGTAGGCGGAAACGGTGGTCCGTACACAAAGAAAATCTCTGCACTAATCGAAAAAGAGGGGGTGCCGGTTTATGACGACCTTCGAGACTGGACAGCAGCTGCCTCTGCACTTGCTCAATGGGGCAAGCACCTCTAA
- a CDS encoding lysine biosynthesis protein LysW, protein MAKCVECDSDISIPSDAVEGELVTCSDCGASFELTKASGGFGLKPAQSVGEDWGQ, encoded by the coding sequence ATGGCAAAATGTGTTGAATGTGATTCGGATATTTCAATTCCAAGTGATGCCGTAGAAGGCGAACTGGTAACTTGCTCAGATTGTGGGGCAAGCTTTGAATTAACCAAGGCCTCAGGCGGATTTGGGCTTAAGCCAGCTCAAAGCGTCGGAGAGGACTGGGGCCAGTGA
- the erpA gene encoding iron-sulfur cluster insertion protein ErpA: MATEQTQRLVTITPKAAEKIAEFMKEEADKPEYLRVYVQGGGCSGLSYGMGFEAKPEEDDTVIEEQGVKLLVDSYSQEHLKGANIDYIESLMGSGFKINNPNVTKSCSCGHSFSTE, from the coding sequence ATGGCAACCGAACAAACACAAAGACTCGTAACAATCACTCCAAAAGCAGCGGAGAAAATTGCCGAGTTTATGAAAGAAGAAGCAGACAAGCCAGAATACCTGAGAGTATATGTTCAAGGTGGCGGATGCTCGGGCCTTTCCTATGGAATGGGCTTTGAGGCAAAGCCGGAAGAAGATGACACTGTCATCGAAGAGCAAGGAGTCAAACTACTAGTTGACAGCTATTCACAAGAACACCTCAAGGGCGCAAACATCGACTACATCGAGTCTCTGATGGGATCCGGATTTAAGATCAACAATCCAAATGTTACAAAATCCTGCTCTTGCGGACACTCTTTTAGCACCGAATAA
- a CDS encoding enoyl-CoA hydratase/isomerase family protein translates to MALVTTSKSNGIATVKINRPDKLNAMNTDVAHELVSVFTQLDTDNDVKVIILTGEGEKAFSAGADIEYMSKISADESVEYAKLGQLVTNTIELVSKPTIAAVNGFALGGGCEVAMSCDIRIAADTARMGQPEVTIGIPPGWGGTQRLMRIVGIAKAKELVYTGKMIKADEALQIGLVNQVVPLASLMEETLKMANQIASNSVSGVKMSKIAINKGRNADLDTGLGIELLAWRNCFTDPDREQRMTAFVNKSKK, encoded by the coding sequence ATGGCTTTAGTTACGACTTCAAAATCAAACGGAATTGCTACAGTCAAGATCAACAGGCCAGACAAGCTTAATGCAATGAACACAGATGTTGCACACGAACTCGTCTCTGTATTCACACAACTAGACACTGACAATGACGTCAAAGTCATAATCCTCACAGGAGAAGGCGAAAAGGCATTCTCGGCAGGAGCAGACATTGAATACATGTCAAAGATTTCTGCAGACGAATCAGTAGAATATGCAAAACTTGGACAACTAGTCACCAATACAATTGAGCTGGTGTCCAAGCCGACAATTGCTGCAGTCAATGGATTTGCACTGGGAGGAGGATGCGAGGTTGCAATGTCTTGCGATATTAGAATTGCAGCAGATACTGCTCGGATGGGCCAACCAGAGGTAACAATAGGAATTCCACCCGGATGGGGAGGAACCCAGAGACTGATGAGAATTGTAGGGATTGCAAAGGCAAAGGAGCTTGTCTATACTGGAAAGATGATTAAAGCCGATGAGGCATTGCAAATCGGCCTAGTCAACCAGGTGGTACCTTTAGCATCATTGATGGAAGAGACACTAAAGATGGCAAACCAAATTGCGTCAAATTCCGTTTCCGGAGTAAAAATGTCCAAAATAGCAATCAACAAGGGTCGAAATGCAGATCTCGATACGGGTCTAGGAATAGAACTATTGGCGTGGAGAAACTGCTTTACCGATCCAGACAGAGAACAACGCATGACTGCGTTTGTAAACAAGTCCAAAAAGTAA
- a CDS encoding DNA primase, translated as MPPTGIVKYHVKLSFEVDGLVERADIIGAIFGQTEGLLGPEMNLNELQRLSKVGRIEVTATSTTNTTKGDALIPMSTDVDTASLIAAAIESIDKVGPFDCKFKLTAIEDVRATKKDDIIKRAKEIKQQWATKTISEGETMLKDIHEGTSTSGKLTTYGRGKLPCGQGVFESPWIILVEGRADVINLLRAGIDNSLAIDGARIDESIRELCDQKDKIVAFLDGDRAGGFILKELKSVVDIDVVHRAPEGVEVEELTPQQIADILKPTIEEMNNPKAKPTLSDPNDKPMAEIAGKTFSQINETLEAIGLDSSKNEVFRVPISELVSKLSVQTGIKYLILDGIVTQRLVDGAKQAGIECVIGHRVANLTNKDGISLKTFTELGVA; from the coding sequence ATGCCACCAACAGGAATTGTCAAATATCACGTTAAGCTATCCTTTGAAGTTGATGGACTCGTTGAAAGAGCAGACATCATAGGCGCAATCTTTGGCCAGACCGAAGGTCTGCTAGGCCCAGAGATGAACCTAAATGAGCTCCAACGGCTATCAAAAGTCGGAAGAATAGAAGTAACTGCGACAAGCACTACAAACACCACTAAAGGTGATGCACTAATACCAATGTCGACTGACGTTGATACCGCATCGCTAATAGCTGCGGCAATTGAAAGCATAGACAAGGTAGGTCCATTCGACTGCAAGTTCAAGCTAACCGCAATCGAGGATGTACGTGCCACAAAAAAGGACGACATTATCAAACGCGCAAAAGAGATCAAGCAGCAATGGGCTACAAAGACCATTTCAGAAGGCGAAACAATGCTCAAGGACATTCACGAGGGAACCTCGACATCTGGAAAGCTCACAACATACGGCAGGGGTAAGCTTCCATGTGGACAGGGCGTCTTTGAGTCTCCTTGGATTATCCTAGTTGAGGGAAGAGCAGACGTAATCAATCTGCTCAGGGCAGGAATCGACAACTCATTAGCAATAGATGGCGCACGAATCGACGAATCAATTCGTGAATTGTGCGACCAAAAGGACAAAATCGTTGCATTCCTAGATGGAGACAGAGCAGGCGGATTCATACTCAAAGAGCTCAAAAGTGTAGTCGATATTGATGTGGTACACCGAGCACCCGAGGGAGTCGAAGTCGAAGAGCTCACTCCGCAGCAAATAGCTGACATACTAAAGCCAACAATTGAGGAAATGAATAATCCAAAGGCAAAACCAACACTGAGTGACCCTAACGACAAGCCAATGGCAGAGATTGCAGGAAAGACATTTTCGCAAATCAACGAAACACTAGAAGCAATTGGCCTTGACTCAAGCAAAAACGAAGTCTTTAGGGTTCCAATATCGGAACTTGTCTCTAAACTTTCAGTTCAAACCGGCATCAAATACCTGATACTTGACGGAATTGTGACACAAAGATTGGTAGATGGAGCAAAGCAGGCAGGTATCGAGTGTGTAATAGGACACAGAGTTGCCAACCTGACTAACAAGGACGGAATTTCGCTCAAGACATTTACCGAACTTGGTGTCGCATAA
- a CDS encoding M20/M25/M40 family metallo-hydrolase: MDSSFTITPRFSIKMLEKALRLYTPSLAEKPMAEFLADKCDDLGFDNIKIDEVGNLIATIGSGSPRVLLCGHMDTVPGKVKVRKEGDFLYGRGASDAKAPLMAMLLAASTVHKNNGTIIFVGAVDEEGNATGIKNLAKQKLDIDYAVFGEPSGITNVTIAYKGRIAINLKINVGDSAHASAPWLARNAIEESLKFTAELKKALEENQEGQSKGMMLTATITEIKGGDSHNVTPKECHTIMDIRIPVTLNCKVVGEKIATKVAELSSKQQVEALYSVIDETEPFEAPMNSPLVRAFTLGVMDVERKRPSLIRKTGTGDMNIIGTLWNIPVVTYGPGDPHASHTIDERVSMNEYLRGIEVIRNTLHHLKRLHDTKIEK; encoded by the coding sequence ATGGACTCGTCATTTACAATAACCCCAAGGTTCTCTATTAAAATGCTAGAGAAGGCACTGCGTCTGTACACGCCGTCATTAGCAGAAAAGCCAATGGCAGAATTTCTGGCAGACAAGTGTGACGACTTGGGATTTGACAACATCAAAATCGATGAAGTGGGAAACCTAATTGCGACAATTGGCTCCGGCTCACCACGAGTCTTGCTTTGTGGCCATATGGATACAGTGCCGGGTAAAGTAAAGGTCCGAAAGGAAGGTGATTTTCTATACGGTAGGGGAGCATCCGATGCGAAGGCTCCACTTATGGCAATGCTCCTGGCAGCATCAACAGTCCACAAAAATAACGGTACCATAATTTTTGTTGGGGCAGTAGACGAGGAAGGAAACGCAACAGGAATCAAAAACCTGGCAAAGCAAAAGCTCGACATCGACTATGCAGTCTTTGGTGAGCCATCAGGGATAACAAATGTCACAATAGCTTACAAGGGAAGAATCGCAATCAATCTTAAAATCAATGTGGGTGACTCGGCACACGCATCTGCCCCATGGCTTGCAAGAAACGCAATCGAAGAATCCTTGAAGTTCACCGCAGAGCTCAAAAAAGCACTGGAGGAAAACCAGGAAGGCCAATCAAAGGGAATGATGCTGACTGCAACCATCACTGAAATCAAGGGAGGGGATAGCCACAACGTCACCCCAAAGGAATGCCATACCATAATGGACATTAGGATCCCAGTAACGCTCAACTGCAAGGTAGTGGGAGAAAAAATAGCAACCAAGGTCGCAGAGCTATCATCAAAGCAACAAGTAGAAGCACTATACTCTGTAATAGACGAAACAGAGCCGTTTGAGGCGCCAATGAACTCGCCCCTAGTTCGAGCATTCACGCTAGGAGTGATGGATGTGGAGCGCAAGAGGCCGTCATTGATCAGAAAAACAGGGACAGGGGACATGAACATCATTGGCACATTGTGGAATATTCCTGTTGTTACATATGGTCCAGGAGACCCGCACGCATCTCACACAATTGATGAGCGAGTATCCATGAACGAATACCTCCGTGGCATTGAAGTAATCAGAAACACTCTGCATCACCTAAAACGACTCCACGACACAAAGATAGAAAAATAA
- a CDS encoding CTP-dependent riboflavin kinase: protein MTELKIQHLITLTELLSKGAKNNYVAITTSTLGKQIGKSQQAASKHLLELEQGGFISRITAGRKVSVKLTQRGYEQISEIYGILKNNLESTPSTIDVDGVLVAGMGEGKYYMSLKGYTKQFLHKIGYVPFPGTLNVKLDKKEQIESLRQLANLEGVKIDGFSDGKRTYGWVRCFACKINGKVDAQLILLERTHHDLSTIEIISKAEIRKKLGLKDDASLSIRIKV, encoded by the coding sequence ATGACAGAGCTAAAAATCCAGCACCTGATCACACTTACTGAATTGTTATCTAAGGGTGCAAAAAATAACTATGTCGCTATCACTACCAGTACTTTGGGAAAGCAAATCGGAAAATCCCAACAGGCAGCATCAAAGCATCTATTGGAGCTAGAACAGGGCGGATTCATATCTAGAATTACTGCAGGTAGAAAGGTCTCTGTAAAACTGACGCAAAGGGGGTATGAACAAATCTCTGAAATCTATGGGATTCTAAAAAACAACCTAGAGTCGACGCCGTCCACAATCGATGTTGACGGTGTACTGGTTGCGGGAATGGGAGAGGGAAAATACTACATGTCGCTCAAGGGATACACAAAACAATTTTTGCACAAAATTGGCTATGTTCCTTTTCCTGGTACACTTAATGTCAAGCTGGACAAAAAAGAGCAGATTGAATCACTGCGCCAGCTTGCAAACCTAGAAGGAGTCAAAATAGACGGATTCTCTGATGGAAAAAGAACATACGGGTGGGTCCGGTGTTTTGCGTGCAAAATTAACGGTAAAGTCGACGCGCAGCTCATACTATTAGAGAGAACTCATCATGATCTATCCACAATAGAAATAATATCAAAGGCAGAGATTCGCAAAAAATTGGGACTCAAAGACGACGCAAGCCTCTCCATTAGAATCAAAGTCTAG
- the dph5 gene encoding diphthine synthase: protein MLVFVGLGIGGSQALSEKARKIISESDVVYFEQFTSPMPENQIGFLQEITRGQFKLAPRWLVEDGREILEAAKNGKVSLLSYGDPYIATTHIELRVRAIQEGIITDTIHASSAITSLVGECGLHFYKVGKTVTIMSGIPSSTAYYTIFENLKLGNHTIVLLEWSQNRNFFLDPKDAISSLLDQEKEQNRKVFSADTYGIIASRIGQDDQKIIAARFSDLAKHDFGAPPHTIIIPGIMHFTESDALKVLGHCFTIPEDNTPKIEKISAQMMKKYIPMVRRALDQIAPYYKDSKEFAGVLENADLYIKDAERFYSQGQDELAILSIGYADGLVDALRIAKGIEPEL from the coding sequence ATGCTAGTCTTTGTTGGCCTAGGAATTGGTGGCTCGCAAGCATTATCTGAAAAGGCAAGAAAAATAATCTCAGAGTCAGACGTTGTGTATTTTGAGCAGTTTACAAGCCCCATGCCAGAAAATCAGATAGGGTTTCTCCAAGAAATAACAAGGGGGCAATTCAAGCTGGCGCCAAGGTGGCTGGTCGAGGACGGAAGGGAAATCCTAGAGGCAGCAAAGAACGGTAAGGTTTCGTTATTGTCCTATGGCGACCCGTACATTGCCACAACGCATATCGAGTTGCGTGTGCGAGCAATCCAAGAAGGCATCATAACTGACACAATCCACGCATCATCAGCTATAACATCATTGGTTGGAGAATGCGGCCTCCACTTTTACAAGGTGGGAAAGACAGTGACCATAATGAGTGGGATTCCATCTTCTACTGCGTATTATACGATATTTGAGAATTTGAAATTGGGAAACCACACCATAGTATTATTAGAATGGAGTCAAAACAGGAATTTCTTTTTGGATCCCAAAGACGCCATATCAAGTCTATTGGATCAGGAAAAAGAGCAAAACCGTAAAGTTTTCTCTGCTGATACATATGGAATTATCGCATCAAGGATAGGTCAGGACGACCAAAAAATCATTGCTGCAAGATTCTCTGATTTGGCAAAGCATGACTTTGGCGCGCCACCGCACACAATAATAATTCCCGGAATAATGCACTTTACAGAATCGGACGCACTAAAGGTGCTCGGACATTGTTTTACCATTCCAGAAGACAATACTCCAAAAATAGAAAAGATTTCTGCACAAATGATGAAAAAATACATACCGATGGTCCGGCGAGCGCTGGACCAAATCGCACCATACTACAAGGATTCAAAGGAATTTGCAGGAGTTCTAGAGAATGCAGACTTGTACATCAAGGACGCAGAGAGATTCTACTCCCAGGGCCAGGACGAGCTTGCAATATTGTCTATAGGATATGCAGACGGACTTGTGGATGCACTGCGAATAGCCAAGGGAATAGAGCCAGAACTATAG